From a region of the Corallococcus coralloides DSM 2259 genome:
- a CDS encoding FG-GAP-like repeat-containing protein yields the protein MNADGRDDFIWYESAGTLRVALSNGSTFSSSSRWSSTAFTTSYGVWVADVTGDGKSDIVYRYYTVSGGCPLSCPPVVYLWGRVRRSDGATFLAATTWY from the coding sequence GTGAACGCGGACGGGCGCGACGACTTCATCTGGTATGAGTCGGCCGGAACCCTCCGGGTAGCACTTTCCAACGGGTCCACCTTCTCGTCGTCCTCGAGGTGGAGCTCCACGGCCTTCACCACGAGCTACGGCGTCTGGGTCGCGGATGTGACGGGGGATGGCAAGTCCGACATCGTCTACCGGTATTACACCGTGAGCGGTGGCTGCCCTCTGAGCTGCCCTCCCGTGGTGTACCTGTGGGGCCGGGTTCGCCGATCTGACGGCGCGACGTTCCT